A window of Thermosynechococcus sp. NK55a contains these coding sequences:
- the prfB gene encoding peptide chain release factor 2 (programmed frameshift) yields the protein MTDLSTLKRDFSLLRDRLGQTQDYLDPAALKAKIHDLEHTAAQPDLWNDQATAQATLQQLTEAKETLSQLQQWQKAIEHVETALELLELEPDEGLVTEATTLLRELDTQLSRWELEQLLSGPYDKNNAILTINAGAGGTDAQDWAEMLLRMYTRWAERHGYQTHLAELSEGEEAGIKSATLEIRGRYAYGYLRSEKGTHRLVRISPFNANGKRQTSFAGVDVMPELDQSVTVEIPESDLEITTSRSGGKGGQNVNKVETAVRIVHKPTGLAVRCTQERSQLQNKEKALAILKAKLLVIAQEQKAKEIADIRGDVVEAAWGNQIRNYVFHPYQLVKDLRTEVETTAIQDVMDGDLDPFIHAYLRQQTAEAS from the exons ATGACTGATTTAAGCACACTCAAACGCGATTTTTCCCTGTTGCGCGATCGCCTGGGTCAGACCCAGGACTATCTT GACCCAGCGGCACTGAAGGCCAAGATTCATGACCTTGAGCACACCGCCGCTCAGCCAGATCTCTGGAATGATCAGGCCACAGCCCAAGCCACGCTGCAACAACTCACTGAAGCCAAGGAGACCCTCAGCCAGCTCCAACAGTGGCAAAAAGCAATTGAACACGTGGAAACAGCCCTGGAACTACTGGAGTTAGAACCGGATGAAGGGTTGGTGACAGAGGCAACCACGCTGCTTAGGGAGTTAGACACCCAGTTAAGTCGTTGGGAACTAGAACAACTCCTCAGTGGCCCCTACGACAAAAACAACGCCATTCTCACAATCAATGCTGGGGCGGGGGGTACCGATGCCCAGGATTGGGCAGAAATGTTGCTGCGGATGTACACCCGCTGGGCGGAGCGCCACGGTTACCAAACCCATCTGGCAGAACTTTCAGAAGGGGAGGAGGCGGGCATTAAGTCGGCAACCTTGGAAATTCGCGGTCGCTACGCCTATGGCTATCTGCGTTCTGAAAAGGGTACCCATCGGCTGGTGCGCATTTCTCCCTTCAATGCCAATGGCAAACGACAAACTAGCTTCGCCGGTGTGGATGTGATGCCTGAACTGGATCAATCCGTTACGGTTGAGATTCCCGAAAGCGATTTAGAAATTACCACTTCCCGCAGTGGTGGCAAGGGAGGGCAAAACGTGAACAAGGTGGAAACGGCAGTGCGCATTGTCCATAAACCAACGGGCTTGGCCGTCCGCTGCACGCAGGAGCGATCGCAACTGCAAAATAAGGAAAAAGCCCTTGCCATTCTCAAGGCGAAACTATTGGTGATTGCCCAAGAGCAAAAGGCCAAGGAAATTGCCGATATTCGTGGCGATGTTGTTGAGGCGGCTTGGGGCAACCAAATTCGCAACTATGTCTTCCACCCCTATCAACTGGTCAAGGACCTGCGCACAGAGGTGGAAACGACAGCCATTCAAGATGTGATGGATGGTGACCTTGATCCTTTTATCCACGCCTACCTGCGGCAGCAAACGGCGGAGGCCAGCTAA
- the ftsH4 gene encoding ATP-dependent zinc metalloprotease FtsH — MAIKNSPEVPRNRWIGNALLFLGLGFLLLNIFFPQLFAPRPPQVPYSMFIHQVQEGEVARVYLGQNEILYQLKPEGNKPPQVLATTPIFDLELPKRLEEKGVEFAAAPPPRNSWLLNILGWVIPPIVFVLILQFFASRQVGGGPQGVLSISKSRAKVYVEGANTGIRFEDVAGVEEAKAELVEIVDFLKNPQRYIQIGARIPKGVLLVGPPGTGKTLLAKAVAGEANVPFFSISGSEFVELFVGVGSARVRDLFEQAKKQAPCIVFIDELDAIGKSRSSAGFYGGNDEREQTLNQLLTEMDGFDATGATVIVLAATNRPETLDPALLRPGRFDRQVLVDRPDLSGREAILKIHAKKVKLAPEVDLHAIAARTPGFAGADLANLVNEAALLAARNQREMVTQQDFAEAIERIVAGLEKKSRVLNDKEKKIVAYHEVGHALVGCALPGSGRVEKISIVPRGMAALGYTLQLPTEDRFLLDEQELRAQIATLLGGRSAEEIVFGTITTGAANDLQRATDLAERMVRSYGMSKVLGPLAFEQQQSSFLTNNGMMLRAVSEETAQAIDREVKEIVESAHQQALSILKENRDLLEAIAQKLLEKEVIEGEELHDLLAQVKTPAAA; from the coding sequence ATGGCCATCAAAAACTCGCCCGAAGTCCCGCGCAATCGTTGGATTGGCAATGCCTTACTCTTCCTCGGTTTGGGGTTTTTGCTCCTGAATATCTTCTTTCCCCAACTCTTTGCACCGCGCCCGCCCCAGGTTCCCTACAGTATGTTTATCCATCAGGTGCAAGAGGGGGAAGTGGCTCGCGTCTATCTAGGCCAAAATGAGATTCTCTATCAACTGAAGCCCGAAGGGAATAAACCACCCCAAGTTTTAGCAACCACTCCGATCTTTGATCTCGAGTTACCCAAGCGCCTCGAGGAAAAGGGAGTGGAATTTGCGGCTGCGCCGCCCCCCCGCAATAGCTGGTTGTTGAATATCTTGGGTTGGGTCATTCCGCCGATTGTTTTTGTCTTGATCCTTCAGTTCTTTGCCAGTCGCCAAGTAGGCGGTGGTCCCCAAGGGGTCCTCTCCATCAGTAAAAGTCGGGCCAAGGTCTATGTGGAGGGAGCAAACACCGGCATTCGCTTTGAGGATGTGGCTGGGGTTGAAGAAGCCAAAGCAGAACTGGTCGAGATTGTGGATTTCCTAAAAAATCCCCAACGCTATATCCAAATTGGGGCCCGCATTCCCAAGGGGGTGCTGCTGGTGGGGCCGCCGGGAACCGGCAAAACCCTGCTGGCCAAGGCCGTTGCTGGCGAAGCTAATGTACCCTTCTTCTCCATTTCGGGCTCGGAGTTTGTCGAGTTATTTGTGGGTGTCGGCTCTGCCCGGGTGCGGGATCTCTTTGAGCAGGCGAAAAAGCAAGCCCCCTGTATTGTCTTTATTGATGAATTGGATGCCATTGGTAAGTCCCGTTCCAGTGCCGGCTTCTATGGTGGCAATGATGAACGGGAGCAAACCCTGAACCAACTGCTCACGGAAATGGATGGCTTTGATGCTACGGGGGCAACGGTGATTGTCCTTGCTGCAACCAACCGCCCAGAAACCCTTGATCCGGCATTGCTGCGCCCCGGCCGCTTTGATCGTCAAGTCTTAGTGGATCGCCCCGATTTGAGTGGTCGTGAAGCTATTTTGAAAATCCATGCCAAAAAGGTGAAACTGGCCCCTGAGGTGGATCTGCACGCGATCGCTGCCCGCACACCGGGGTTTGCCGGTGCTGATTTGGCCAACTTAGTCAACGAAGCAGCTCTACTAGCGGCTCGTAATCAGCGGGAAATGGTGACCCAGCAGGACTTTGCCGAAGCCATTGAACGCATTGTGGCGGGTCTTGAGAAGAAAAGCCGCGTCCTCAACGACAAAGAGAAGAAAATTGTTGCTTACCACGAAGTCGGTCATGCCCTTGTGGGCTGTGCGCTGCCGGGCAGTGGTCGGGTAGAAAAGATTTCCATTGTACCCCGCGGCATGGCGGCGCTTGGTTATACGTTGCAGTTGCCGACGGAGGATCGCTTCCTCCTTGATGAGCAGGAACTGCGCGCCCAAATTGCCACGTTGTTGGGGGGGCGATCGGCAGAGGAGATTGTCTTTGGCACCATCACTACTGGAGCCGCCAATGATCTGCAACGGGCAACAGATTTGGCAGAGCGGATGGTGCGCAGCTACGGCATGAGCAAGGTTCTTGGCCCCCTTGCCTTTGAGCAACAACAGTCGAGCTTTTTGACAAATAATGGCATGATGCTACGGGCAGTGAGTGAGGAAACCGCTCAAGCCATTGATCGCGAAGTCAAAGAAATTGTTGAGTCAGCTCATCAACAGGCGCTCAGTATTCTTAAGGAAAACCGTGATCTTCTCGAAGCGATCGCCCAAAAACTCCTCGAAAAAGAAGTGATTGAGGGTGAAGAACTTCACGACCTACTGGCTCAAGTGAAAACCCCCGCCGCTGCCTGA
- a CDS encoding TldD/PmbA family protein has protein sequence MPATLLRSADLAHLSYSPEGDRFDGSWEAPLATLLGLGRAAGADFVEIFLERSHYLSTLVEEDRLTSVSPRLSLGAGIRVFRGTRDCYVSTNDLSFNGLRTALEKALGLMGLLLPSPQAYVPEIHLELLRDYAQGQKESWLATCSSIAEVADILLAGSDRLRQKTQHLQSRRLSYFRDWQEVMVAASDGTFARDIRLTQSAVGSVLCADGEHRASIGERNGDTSNPDFLRQWDYTTLADTVAEAAGKMLYANYVESGTYPVIMANQFGGVIFHEACGHLLETTQIERGTTPFADKKGEKIAHENLTAWDEGITSGAFGSIDMDDEGMPTQRTLLIENGILKNFLSDRAGSMRTGHPRTGSGRRQSYTYAAASRMRNTYIAPGKYTVEDLIASVDRGIYCKRMGGGSVGATGQFNFAVEEAYWIENGQIKHPLKGATLIGEAKEIMQRISMSANDLALAPGFCGSISGSIYVTVGQPHIKVDAITVGGR, from the coding sequence ATGCCAGCCACGCTACTTCGTTCTGCGGATCTTGCCCACCTTAGCTATTCCCCCGAAGGCGATCGCTTTGATGGCTCTTGGGAAGCTCCCCTTGCCACACTCCTTGGCCTTGGACGAGCGGCTGGCGCTGATTTTGTTGAGATTTTCCTTGAGCGCAGTCATTACCTCAGTACCCTTGTCGAGGAGGATCGCCTGACGAGTGTTTCTCCGCGCTTGAGCTTAGGGGCGGGTATTCGTGTTTTTCGGGGTACTCGTGACTGCTACGTGAGCACCAATGACCTCAGCTTCAACGGGCTGCGCACTGCCCTCGAAAAGGCCCTGGGCTTAATGGGGTTGCTCTTACCCAGTCCCCAAGCCTATGTACCTGAAATTCACCTTGAACTGCTGCGGGACTATGCCCAAGGCCAGAAGGAAAGCTGGCTGGCCACCTGTAGTTCCATTGCTGAGGTGGCCGATATTCTCCTAGCAGGCAGCGATCGCCTGCGCCAGAAAACCCAACATCTGCAATCCCGTCGCCTCAGTTATTTTCGCGATTGGCAAGAGGTGATGGTGGCCGCCAGTGATGGTACCTTTGCTCGGGACATTCGCCTCACTCAGTCGGCAGTGGGCTCTGTGCTCTGTGCTGATGGCGAGCACCGCGCTTCCATTGGTGAGCGCAATGGCGATACCAGTAATCCAGACTTTTTGCGCCAGTGGGACTACACCACCTTAGCCGATACCGTTGCCGAAGCGGCGGGCAAAATGCTCTATGCCAACTACGTGGAATCGGGCACTTACCCAGTGATCATGGCCAACCAATTTGGGGGCGTGATCTTCCATGAAGCCTGTGGTCATCTCTTGGAAACCACTCAAATTGAACGGGGGACGACCCCCTTTGCCGATAAAAAAGGTGAAAAAATTGCCCATGAAAACTTGACCGCTTGGGATGAGGGAATTACCAGCGGTGCCTTTGGCAGTATTGATATGGACGATGAAGGAATGCCAACGCAGCGCACATTACTGATTGAAAATGGCATCCTCAAGAATTTTCTGAGCGATCGCGCAGGTTCAATGCGCACAGGACACCCCCGCACCGGTAGTGGCCGACGTCAAAGCTATACCTATGCTGCCGCTTCGCGGATGCGCAACACCTACATTGCTCCTGGCAAGTACACTGTAGAGGATCTGATTGCCTCCGTTGATCGCGGTATTTACTGTAAACGCATGGGGGGCGGCAGCGTCGGTGCCACGGGTCAATTTAACTTTGCTGTTGAGGAGGCCTACTGGATTGAAAATGGCCAAATCAAACACCCCCTCAAAGGAGCCACACTGATTGGCGAAGCCAAAGAAATCATGCAGCGGATTTCCATGTCTGCCAACGATCTTGCCCTTGCCCCTGGTTTCTGTGGCTCGATTAGCGGTAGTATCTACGTCACCGTGGGTCAACCCCACATCAAAGTGGATGCCATTACCGTGGGTGGCCGCTAA
- the rplY gene encoding 50S ribosomal protein L25, producing the protein MSRSLVIEGQLRPADAKPNALRRNGKIPAVLYGPTIESSISLVVDTRAAELLVRDARPQKTPIQLSIPDLPWQGTVVLQEVQAHPAKDTLYHLSFLAKAEN; encoded by the coding sequence ATGTCTCGTTCCTTAGTGATTGAGGGGCAACTACGCCCTGCTGATGCCAAGCCCAATGCCCTGCGGCGTAATGGCAAAATCCCTGCCGTCCTCTACGGCCCTACCATCGAGTCTTCGATTTCCCTGGTGGTGGATACCCGTGCCGCCGAATTGTTGGTGCGGGATGCCCGTCCCCAGAAAACTCCGATTCAGCTTTCGATCCCGGATCTGCCGTGGCAGGGAACGGTGGTACTCCAAGAGGTGCAAGCCCACCCCGCCAAGGATACCCTCTACCACCTCTCCTTTTTAGCCAAAGCTGAAAACTAG
- a CDS encoding adenylosuccinate synthase has translation MANVVVVGAQWGDEGKGKITDLLSKSADVVVRYQGGVNAGHTIVVKDQTLKLHLIPSGILYPDTQCIIGAGTVVDPKVLLEELEQLEQLGVSTENLLIAETAHVTMPYHRQLDIAAEERRGSRRIGTTGRGIGPTYADKSERTGIRMLDLLDRDQLAAKLEWAIAQKNLILEKLYGLAPLEPQPIIEEYSAYGERLRSHIVDGSLILDDAIRRRRNILFEGAQGTLLDLDHGTYPYVTSSNPVAGGACVGAGIGPTMIDRVIGVAKAYTTRVGEGPFPTELLDEVGELLGDRGAEFGTTTGRRRRCGWFDAVIGRYAVRINGLDCLAITKLDVLDELPEIKVCVAYDIDGERCEHFPSNALKFARCRPIYETLPGWQQSTRHCRSLDDLPKAALNYLKFLAEIMSVPIAIVSLGAERSQTIIVEDPIHGPKRALLKDDGTQVHPILS, from the coding sequence TTGGCAAACGTCGTCGTTGTTGGTGCCCAGTGGGGCGATGAAGGCAAGGGTAAAATCACCGATCTCCTGAGTAAGTCTGCCGATGTGGTAGTCCGCTATCAGGGGGGGGTCAATGCAGGTCACACCATTGTTGTCAAAGACCAGACCCTGAAATTGCACCTAATTCCGTCAGGGATTCTCTACCCCGATACCCAGTGCATCATTGGGGCAGGAACGGTGGTGGATCCCAAGGTGCTCCTTGAAGAACTCGAACAACTGGAACAGTTGGGGGTCAGCACTGAGAATTTGCTGATTGCAGAAACAGCCCATGTGACGATGCCCTACCATCGCCAGTTGGATATTGCTGCTGAGGAACGGCGGGGCTCGCGGCGCATTGGTACCACGGGACGTGGCATTGGCCCGACCTATGCCGATAAATCGGAGCGGACAGGGATCCGCATGCTGGACCTGCTGGATCGGGATCAATTGGCTGCCAAGCTGGAGTGGGCGATCGCCCAAAAGAATTTGATCCTCGAAAAGCTCTACGGACTGGCTCCCCTCGAACCGCAGCCAATCATTGAAGAATACTCTGCCTACGGTGAGCGGCTGCGATCGCACATTGTCGACGGTTCCCTCATCCTCGATGATGCCATCCGCCGTCGGCGCAACATTCTCTTTGAAGGGGCCCAAGGTACCCTCTTAGACCTTGATCACGGCACGTATCCCTACGTCACCTCCTCAAACCCTGTGGCCGGGGGTGCCTGTGTTGGAGCTGGCATTGGTCCGACGATGATTGACCGCGTCATTGGAGTCGCCAAGGCCTATACCACGCGGGTCGGTGAAGGGCCTTTTCCAACGGAACTGTTGGATGAGGTGGGAGAACTCTTGGGCGATCGCGGTGCGGAATTCGGTACCACAACCGGACGGCGGCGCCGCTGTGGCTGGTTTGATGCTGTGATTGGCCGCTACGCTGTGCGCATTAATGGTCTAGATTGCTTAGCAATTACCAAGCTCGATGTCTTGGATGAATTGCCAGAGATCAAAGTTTGTGTGGCCTACGATATTGACGGTGAGCGGTGCGAACATTTCCCCAGCAATGCCCTGAAATTTGCCCGCTGCCGTCCCATCTATGAAACCCTACCCGGGTGGCAGCAATCTACCCGTCATTGTCGCTCCCTTGATGATCTGCCCAAGGCAGCATTGAACTATCTTAAGTTTTTGGCTGAAATTATGTCTGTTCCCATTGCCATTGTTTCGCTGGGGGCAGAGCGCAGCCAAACCATCATTGTTGAGGATCCGATCCATGGCCCCAAACGGGCACTCCTCAAGGATGATGGCACCCAAGTCCACCCGATTTTATCTTAA
- the ruvA gene encoding Holliday junction branch migration protein RuvA — translation MFAYLRGTVVGHQVEGGHRSALILEVNGVGYRLLVTSHLLRQYPPSAEVVQIFTHLSIREDQLLLYGFASAAERDLFLRLIRVNGVGPQMALSLLDTLPLPELVQAIVSGNTRRLSRAPGVGHKTAERIALELKAALSAWRQETGLATTPSGLPTEAIREELELTLLALGYSDREIEAALTAVGQTTTLPKNSDPEAWLREAIAWLSANT, via the coding sequence GTGTTTGCCTACCTCAGAGGAACCGTTGTCGGCCATCAAGTGGAGGGTGGTCATCGTTCTGCCCTGATCCTAGAGGTGAATGGAGTCGGCTATCGCCTACTAGTGACGTCTCATCTTTTGCGGCAATACCCGCCGAGTGCTGAGGTGGTGCAGATTTTTACCCACCTCAGTATCCGTGAAGATCAGCTGCTCCTCTATGGCTTTGCCTCGGCAGCCGAGCGAGATCTCTTTCTCCGTTTGATCCGTGTCAATGGGGTTGGGCCGCAGATGGCACTATCGCTGCTGGATACACTACCCTTGCCAGAGCTTGTCCAAGCGATTGTTAGTGGCAATACTCGGCGTCTCAGCCGCGCACCGGGGGTGGGTCATAAAACCGCTGAGCGCATTGCCTTGGAACTCAAAGCTGCCCTGAGTGCTTGGCGACAGGAAACGGGATTGGCAACGACTCCCTCTGGCCTACCCACAGAGGCGATTCGTGAAGAACTGGAGTTAACGCTCTTGGCCTTGGGCTATAGCGATCGCGAGATTGAAGCCGCCCTCACTGCCGTCGGGCAAACGACCACCCTCCCTAAGAATAGTGATCCAGAGGCATGGCTACGGGAGGCAATTGCATGGCTAAGTGCCAATACATAG
- a CDS encoding YggT family protein has product MTEAAVLPILLMGIANFLQIYLIILLIRVLLSWFPNINWYNSPFSILSQLTDPYLNIFRGLIPPIGGLDFSPIIAFFLLQFIVQLLAGFSSSATFF; this is encoded by the coding sequence ATGACTGAGGCAGCTGTATTGCCTATTCTGTTGATGGGGATTGCGAACTTTTTGCAGATCTACTTAATTATTCTGCTGATTCGCGTACTTCTGTCGTGGTTTCCTAATATCAACTGGTACAATTCGCCCTTCTCAATTCTGAGTCAGTTAACAGATCCTTACCTGAATATCTTTCGCGGTCTGATTCCTCCCATCGGGGGTCTTGACTTTTCGCCAATCATTGCCTTCTTCCTCTTGCAGTTTATCGTTCAACTGTTGGCGGGGTTCTCCAGTAGCGCCACGTTCTTTTAA